The following proteins come from a genomic window of Limosilactobacillus reuteri:
- the recG gene encoding ATP-dependent DNA helicase RecG translates to MRSLTDSVANLKGVGPKRVADLATLGIDTIEDLLTYYPTRYNDFTPTDIESAKDKQKITLQGVVVSEPLLVRYGYRRNRLTFRMQVGNEVVIATFFNQPYIKKQIELNQQVTVMGKWDAPRRQVTGNKLLKEKADDRNEYGAVYAVNKHIRQSVLQSFIRQAYEEYANIIPTYLPETIRQRYRLMDRRQMIREIHFPQTQATAKAARRTAAYEEFFLFQLRLQAIRRAHRQEDGERILYHNDELKEFIGGLPFELTDAQKRVVNEICRDIRQPYQMNRLLQGDVGSGKTIVAAIAVYAAITAGYQAALMAPTEILAGQHAEKLAKIFEGTHVRVALLTGSLTAKQHRELLTAMKRGDVNLIVGTHALIQDGVEYANLGLVITDEQHRFGVNQRQQLREKGEHPDVLAMTATPIPRTLAITNYGEMDVSIIDQLPAGRKPIQTKWLQSNQHAAAIHFLREQLKQGAQAYVVSPLIEESAALDVQNATDLYNQLSADLEPTYKVGLLHGRMGTEEKDEAMHQFKSGELQVLVATTVIEVGVDNPNATVMVIYDADRFGLAQLHQLRGRVGRGDRQSYCLLIADPKTDEGKARMKTMVATDDGFKIAEQDLKLRGSGDVLGKKQSGMPEFKVGDPVADLKMLQIARADAGNLLGMPNWDQVDENQPLVLYLKRHELETHFD, encoded by the coding sequence ATGCGGAGTTTAACGGATTCAGTCGCCAATTTAAAAGGGGTTGGTCCTAAGCGGGTAGCAGATCTAGCCACACTTGGAATAGATACTATTGAAGATTTATTGACATATTATCCCACCCGTTATAACGATTTCACGCCTACAGATATTGAAAGTGCCAAGGATAAACAGAAAATTACTCTTCAAGGAGTAGTGGTGTCGGAACCACTCTTGGTCCGCTATGGCTATCGGCGAAACCGGCTTACTTTTCGAATGCAGGTAGGTAATGAGGTAGTAATCGCGACCTTTTTTAATCAGCCCTATATCAAAAAACAAATTGAATTAAATCAACAAGTAACTGTAATGGGCAAGTGGGATGCACCCCGCCGTCAAGTAACGGGAAATAAGCTTCTTAAGGAAAAGGCTGATGATCGCAATGAATATGGTGCTGTCTATGCAGTAAATAAGCATATTCGCCAAAGTGTCCTCCAAAGCTTTATTCGTCAAGCCTATGAGGAATATGCTAATATCATTCCAACGTATTTACCGGAGACGATTCGTCAACGATACCGGTTAATGGATCGCCGACAAATGATTAGGGAGATTCACTTTCCACAAACTCAAGCAACTGCAAAAGCCGCTCGCCGAACAGCAGCTTACGAAGAATTTTTCCTGTTTCAGTTACGGTTGCAGGCAATTCGTCGTGCCCACCGTCAAGAAGATGGCGAGCGGATCTTATATCATAATGATGAGCTGAAAGAATTTATTGGTGGACTTCCATTCGAACTAACTGATGCTCAAAAACGGGTTGTCAATGAAATTTGCCGTGATATACGTCAACCATACCAAATGAATCGATTGTTGCAGGGAGATGTTGGTTCTGGAAAGACAATTGTGGCGGCCATTGCTGTTTATGCAGCTATTACTGCAGGCTACCAAGCAGCTTTAATGGCGCCGACAGAAATTCTGGCAGGCCAGCATGCTGAGAAATTAGCGAAAATTTTTGAAGGAACACATGTCCGAGTTGCTCTCCTTACTGGTTCATTGACTGCTAAGCAACATCGAGAATTACTGACGGCGATGAAGCGGGGAGATGTCAATCTCATTGTCGGAACCCACGCGCTAATTCAAGATGGTGTCGAGTATGCTAATCTTGGTCTAGTAATTACCGATGAACAACACCGTTTTGGGGTCAACCAACGTCAGCAACTTCGTGAAAAAGGCGAACATCCTGATGTATTAGCCATGACAGCAACCCCAATTCCTCGGACACTAGCGATCACTAATTATGGTGAAATGGATGTTTCGATAATTGATCAACTGCCAGCTGGCCGAAAACCAATTCAAACAAAATGGTTGCAGTCTAACCAACATGCTGCAGCAATCCATTTTTTGCGTGAACAATTAAAACAGGGGGCACAGGCATATGTTGTGAGTCCTCTGATTGAAGAATCCGCAGCTTTAGATGTACAAAACGCGACAGATCTTTATAATCAGCTGTCAGCCGATCTTGAACCAACTTATAAAGTAGGATTACTTCATGGACGAATGGGGACGGAAGAAAAAGATGAGGCAATGCATCAGTTTAAATCTGGTGAGCTTCAAGTTTTGGTTGCAACCACGGTTATTGAAGTTGGTGTTGATAACCCCAATGCAACGGTAATGGTTATATATGATGCTGATCGCTTTGGTCTCGCACAGCTTCATCAATTACGTGGTCGTGTTGGTCGTGGCGATCGGCAGAGCTATTGTTTATTGATTGCAGATCCGAAAACTGATGAAGGAAAAGCTCGGATGAAAACGATGGTTGCTACTGATGATGGATTTAAGATTGCTGAGCAAGACTTGAAACTACGCGGATCTGGAGACGTCTTAGGAAAGAAACAATCGGGGATGCCAGAATTTAAGGTAGGTGATCCGGTTGCTGATTTAAAGATGTTGCAAATTGCCCGTGCCGATGCCGGAAACCTGTTAGGAATGCCCAATTGGGATCAAGTCGATGAAAACCAGCCACTTGTTTTATATTTAAAGCGTCATGAATTGGAGACACACTTTGACTAA
- a CDS encoding DAK2 domain-containing protein produces MAVTKITNLEFGKMVQAAADKLGKNAEFINSLNVFPVPDGDTGTNMTSSMASGAKYERNETSKKVGDLSAALAKGLLMGARGNSGVILSQIFRGFAKATEGMDVLSTADFVNAYANGAKTAYKAVMKPTEGTILTVVRESAQAGLNKINETDDLVEIMHTIYEAGEEALKKTPDLLPVLKEVGVVDSGGQGLVFVLQAFDEALSGRVDKSDDYKPDNAEIDEMVHAMDHQSVQGKLNPEDIKYTYCTQMLVRLGKGKQVTQKFDYDTFYNYLADLGDSLLVLNDDQVVRVHVHTEHPGKVLTWGQQFGDLQTIEIHNMVWQQEEIMEKDEEDTDSESPIEKAKAAAEAKKDLQTAVIAVASGEGIAKLLKSLGVTHIITGGQTMNPSTQDILDAINNSGAKQALVLPNNGNIFMTADQAAEVADIPTKVVHSKTIAQAMSALLEYNPEASLDENQANMEANTGMVASGAVTNAVRDTTIDGREIKKDDYMGIVDGKIVTTDPELKEAAIKMVKAMLDEDSEIVTILYGAGGDQKTAEEIKAAVEEVDDELDIQIYDGGQPVYPYLISVE; encoded by the coding sequence TTGGCTGTAACAAAAATTACAAACCTTGAATTCGGTAAAATGGTCCAGGCGGCCGCCGATAAACTTGGTAAGAACGCTGAATTTATTAATTCATTAAATGTTTTTCCAGTTCCAGATGGAGACACCGGGACAAACATGACTTCTTCAATGGCAAGTGGTGCCAAGTACGAACGCAACGAAACCAGTAAGAAGGTTGGCGACCTGAGTGCAGCGTTAGCAAAGGGCCTTTTAATGGGAGCACGCGGAAATTCTGGGGTTATTTTATCGCAGATTTTCCGTGGCTTTGCAAAGGCAACAGAAGGCATGGATGTTTTATCTACTGCTGACTTTGTTAATGCTTATGCTAATGGTGCAAAGACAGCTTATAAGGCTGTGATGAAGCCAACAGAAGGTACCATTTTAACTGTTGTTCGTGAATCAGCTCAAGCAGGCCTCAATAAGATTAACGAGACTGATGATCTTGTTGAGATTATGCATACTATTTATGAAGCAGGTGAAGAAGCGCTTAAAAAGACGCCGGATTTATTGCCAGTACTGAAAGAAGTTGGCGTGGTAGATTCTGGTGGGCAAGGACTCGTCTTTGTACTTCAAGCCTTTGACGAAGCCTTGAGTGGCCGCGTAGATAAAAGTGATGACTATAAACCTGACAATGCTGAAATTGACGAGATGGTTCACGCCATGGATCACCAAAGCGTTCAAGGAAAGCTTAATCCTGAAGATATCAAGTATACTTACTGTACTCAAATGTTGGTACGCCTTGGTAAGGGTAAACAAGTGACTCAAAAGTTTGACTATGATACGTTCTATAATTATCTAGCGGACTTAGGTGATAGTTTACTTGTTCTAAATGATGATCAAGTTGTGCGGGTTCATGTTCACACTGAACACCCTGGTAAAGTATTAACTTGGGGTCAGCAATTCGGTGATTTACAGACAATTGAAATTCATAACATGGTTTGGCAACAAGAAGAAATCATGGAAAAGGATGAAGAAGACACTGACAGTGAGTCGCCAATTGAGAAGGCAAAAGCAGCTGCAGAAGCTAAAAAGGACCTCCAGACAGCTGTTATTGCTGTAGCATCAGGAGAAGGAATTGCAAAATTATTAAAGAGTTTGGGTGTTACCCACATCATTACAGGTGGTCAAACAATGAACCCAAGTACTCAAGATATCCTCGATGCCATTAACAATAGTGGTGCTAAGCAAGCTCTTGTTTTGCCAAATAACGGCAACATCTTTATGACTGCTGATCAAGCTGCCGAGGTTGCTGACATCCCAACAAAGGTTGTTCACAGTAAGACGATTGCTCAAGCGATGAGTGCTTTGCTTGAATATAATCCAGAAGCATCTTTAGACGAAAATCAAGCGAATATGGAAGCTAATACAGGGATGGTTGCCAGTGGAGCAGTTACTAATGCTGTTCGGGATACAACAATTGACGGTCGTGAAATCAAGAAAGATGATTACATGGGAATTGTTGATGGTAAAATCGTCACCACTGATCCGGAGCTTAAAGAAGCCGCTATTAAGATGGTAAAAGCCATGCTTGATGAGGATAGTGAAATTGTAACAATCCTATATGGAGCTGGTGGTGATCAAAAAACTGCTGAAGAGATTAAAGCAGCAGTTGAAGAAGTAGATGATGAATTAGATATTCAGATTTACGATGGTGGCCAACCAGTTTATCCATACCTGATTTCGGTTGAATAG
- a CDS encoding Asp23/Gls24 family envelope stress response protein, with translation MAVKIKTKSGTIDIDNDVISSVVGGAATDNYGVVGMASRNPIRDGVNQILRRENFARGVVVRQQDNGVAVDVNIIVGYGTKISEVSKSVQAKVKYNLETMLGITANSVNVCVQGVRTLED, from the coding sequence ATGGCAGTAAAAATCAAAACTAAGTCAGGTACAATTGACATTGATAATGATGTGATTTCATCAGTTGTTGGTGGGGCTGCTACTGATAACTACGGTGTTGTTGGAATGGCAAGCCGAAACCCCATCCGTGATGGGGTTAACCAAATTCTTCGTCGTGAAAATTTTGCGCGCGGCGTTGTTGTTCGGCAGCAAGATAATGGTGTAGCTGTTGACGTAAATATTATTGTAGGCTATGGCACAAAGATCTCAGAAGTATCAAAAAGTGTCCAAGCAAAGGTAAAGTATAATCTTGAAACAATGCTCGGCATTACGGCAAATTCAGTTAATGTATGTGTCCAAGGTGTACGGACACTAGAAGATTAA
- the rpmB gene encoding 50S ribosomal protein L28, producing the protein MAKDFINGKRTQFGNKRSHALNSSRRSWKPNLQKVTILVNGKPKKVYVSARTLKSSKVTRV; encoded by the coding sequence ATGGCTAAAGATTTTATCAACGGTAAACGGACGCAATTTGGTAACAAGCGTTCTCACGCCCTTAACTCAAGTCGGCGTAGCTGGAAGCCTAACTTGCAAAAGGTAACCATTTTAGTTAATGGTAAGCCTAAGAAGGTATACGTTTCAGCACGTACACTGAAGTCAAGTAAAGTGACTCGGGTTTAA
- a CDS encoding thiamine diphosphokinase, whose protein sequence is MRVNVLVGGPLEMVPTELILQRKDEKWIGVDRGALRLLKWGIKPVLAIGDFDSVTGDELQGLEGEITRIETYPPEKDYTDTQLGVKFAIQEQADEIEIFGATGGRLDHLLANLFLPLQSEFKPYLTRIKIIDCQNVVSYYLPGDYTISRLPHKKYLAFVNLTPVRGLTLKDEKYPLQNWSSQIPFSWTSNEFTAEENHFSFESGIVSVIQCSDQLK, encoded by the coding sequence ATGAGAGTAAATGTACTAGTTGGCGGTCCGCTTGAAATGGTTCCAACCGAGTTGATTTTGCAACGTAAAGATGAAAAATGGATTGGGGTTGACCGGGGCGCTTTAAGATTATTAAAGTGGGGAATTAAGCCGGTATTAGCAATTGGTGACTTTGATTCCGTTACCGGGGATGAATTGCAAGGTTTAGAAGGTGAAATTACTCGTATAGAAACGTATCCTCCTGAAAAAGATTATACCGATACGCAATTGGGCGTGAAATTTGCAATTCAGGAACAGGCTGATGAAATTGAAATTTTTGGTGCAACGGGAGGGCGCTTAGACCATTTATTAGCTAACCTCTTTCTTCCGCTGCAGAGTGAATTTAAACCATACTTAACCCGGATTAAGATTATTGACTGTCAAAATGTTGTCTCTTATTACTTGCCAGGGGATTACACTATTTCTCGCCTGCCGCATAAGAAGTATCTGGCCTTTGTCAATCTTACTCCTGTTCGAGGCCTTACGTTGAAAGACGAAAAATATCCACTGCAAAACTGGAGTAGTCAAATTCCATTTTCGTGGACAAGCAATGAATTTACAGCTGAAGAAAATCATTTTTCATTTGAAAGTGGAATTGTTTCTGTAATTCAGTGTAGCGACCAATTAAAATAG
- the rpe gene encoding ribulose-phosphate 3-epimerase, translating into MIKVAPSILSADYVNLQKDIEKVEKADAPYLHIDVMDGTFVPSISYGPGFVKAIRPITNMVLDVHLMVESPEHILPMFIDAGADIIGVQVEATQHIHRALQIIKNGGVKAEVVINPGTPVAMIEPVLHMVDQVLVMTVNPGFGGQKFLPETVDKIAQLNAIKEEKGYNFDIEVDGGVNDKTVVDCYKAGATVAVAGSYVFNAEDPAERIKALEDATK; encoded by the coding sequence ATGATTAAAGTTGCACCATCGATTTTAAGTGCAGATTATGTAAATTTACAAAAGGATATTGAAAAGGTAGAAAAGGCCGATGCACCATACTTACACATTGATGTTATGGATGGTACCTTTGTTCCAAGTATTTCTTACGGACCAGGTTTTGTTAAGGCTATTCGTCCAATTACAAACATGGTATTGGATGTGCACTTGATGGTTGAAAGTCCAGAACATATTTTGCCAATGTTCATTGATGCTGGCGCTGATATTATTGGTGTTCAAGTAGAAGCTACTCAACACATTCACCGTGCTCTTCAAATTATCAAAAACGGTGGCGTAAAAGCCGAAGTTGTTATTAACCCGGGTACTCCAGTTGCAATGATTGAACCGGTACTACACATGGTTGATCAAGTCTTAGTAATGACGGTTAACCCTGGTTTTGGTGGTCAAAAGTTCTTGCCAGAAACAGTTGACAAGATTGCCCAATTAAACGCAATTAAGGAAGAAAAGGGCTACAATTTCGATATTGAAGTAGACGGTGGAGTTAACGACAAGACGGTTGTAGATTGCTATAAAGCTGGTGCTACGGTAGCAGTTGCTGGTTCATATGTCTTTAACGCTGAAGATCCTGCTGAACGAATCAAGGCTCTTGAAGATGCTACTAAGTAA
- the rsgA gene encoding ribosome small subunit-dependent GTPase A, with product MKTGIIQQSLSGFYDVIADEKIYRTRARGNFRQRKIKPVVGDHVEFSAENQQEGYLLKILPRRNQLVRPPVANVDMAVVVTSAKEPAFSANLLDRQLIALEAQDVTPLIYFSKTDLLTDEEYQHLLPTIEGYRKIGYQVYAAREPFNPDQLANLMEELKGNIVTMMGQTGAGKSTLLNHMAPQLKLATGEISQALQRGRHTTRKVSLLDVNGALIADTPGFSSYETFDMTVNDLPHLFLEMAKISAACKFRGCLHIKEPQCAVKEAVNNGIIMKSRYDDYLQFHELIANQKPNYKK from the coding sequence TTGAAAACAGGAATAATCCAACAATCATTAAGTGGCTTTTATGATGTAATTGCAGATGAAAAGATTTATCGGACAAGAGCACGGGGAAACTTCCGTCAACGAAAGATTAAGCCAGTAGTTGGCGATCACGTTGAATTTAGCGCTGAAAATCAGCAGGAAGGGTATTTATTAAAAATCTTACCCCGCCGCAATCAGTTGGTGCGGCCACCTGTTGCTAATGTTGATATGGCAGTTGTTGTAACCTCAGCTAAAGAACCAGCATTTTCCGCTAATCTTTTAGACCGGCAATTGATTGCTTTAGAAGCACAGGATGTTACTCCTTTAATTTATTTCTCAAAGACTGACTTACTGACAGACGAGGAATACCAACACCTTCTGCCGACAATTGAAGGCTATCGTAAAATTGGCTACCAGGTTTATGCGGCTCGTGAGCCTTTCAATCCTGATCAATTAGCAAATTTGATGGAAGAATTAAAGGGAAATATTGTAACAATGATGGGTCAGACAGGAGCAGGGAAGTCAACTTTGCTTAACCATATGGCCCCCCAATTAAAATTAGCGACGGGCGAAATTTCCCAAGCACTTCAACGGGGACGGCATACAACGCGAAAAGTAAGCTTACTAGATGTTAACGGCGCTCTGATAGCCGACACCCCTGGCTTTTCATCGTATGAAACATTTGATATGACAGTGAATGATTTGCCGCATTTGTTCCTTGAAATGGCTAAGATTTCAGCCGCTTGTAAGTTTCGGGGGTGCCTTCACATAAAAGAGCCACAATGTGCTGTGAAGGAAGCAGTAAACAATGGTATAATCATGAAGAGTCGATATGATGATTATCTTCAGTTCCATGAATTGATTGCTAATCAAAAACCAAATTATAAGAAATGA
- the pknB gene encoding Stk1 family PASTA domain-containing Ser/Thr kinase, translated as MNPGYEIGHRYRIIRSLGEGGMANVYLAHDMVLDRDVSVKLLRLDLRDDPSTKRRFHREAMAATQLNDPHIVGIYDVGEDHGLQYMVMQYVKGTDLKAYIKKHYPIPLPQVIDVMEQVLSAVATAHAHGIIHRDLKPQNILIDENKNVKITDFGIAIAVSQDSLTQTNTLMGSVHYLSPEQARGSIATKQSDIYSLGIILFELLTGKIPFEGETAVSIALKHFREEIPSVREQNKEIPQALENVIIKATAKEPAERYNSVNEMATDLKTVLDPQRANEPRLKIQQDDNGETKVLDIKHLKADDYQPKKSTDSQTVDSSAKPQKWKKYGIISGTLGIIALIAVCSWWFLIRQVIIPDVEGMTVLKAEQRLHQQNLRIGKITRVNSQAVDKNRIVSTNPDVSHKTRVSTPINLTVSTGVKQLQMADYVGEDYSSVATNLRRKGFQVHQEPVYSDDIDKGQIIKQNHKKGTLVKPATNTIIFRVSAGKEPIKIPNFKNQDISAVQQFANKNNLQLTTQEKKSKTIATNHVINQTPRSGSTLNHGDTLTVSIANSGNQTKTTNIQINIPFDGNGGQRENRVQVYIRDANHNLTMEYQDITINQETTINVPFTLKQGQTGAYRVVRNGRTIMSATNITG; from the coding sequence ATGAATCCTGGATATGAAATTGGTCACCGATATCGGATAATTCGGTCACTTGGTGAAGGTGGAATGGCTAATGTCTACTTGGCACATGATATGGTTCTTGATCGGGACGTTTCTGTTAAACTCTTGCGTCTTGACTTGCGGGACGATCCAAGTACTAAACGACGATTTCATCGGGAAGCAATGGCCGCGACGCAGTTAAATGATCCTCACATTGTTGGTATTTATGATGTTGGCGAGGATCATGGTCTGCAATATATGGTAATGCAATATGTGAAGGGAACAGACCTTAAAGCATATATAAAAAAGCACTATCCAATTCCACTTCCACAAGTTATTGATGTTATGGAACAGGTGCTTTCGGCAGTTGCGACCGCCCATGCTCATGGGATTATCCATCGGGACTTAAAACCACAAAATATCTTAATTGATGAAAATAAAAATGTTAAAATTACTGATTTTGGAATTGCGATTGCTGTATCGCAAGACTCATTAACGCAAACTAATACCTTGATGGGTTCAGTCCACTACCTATCTCCAGAACAAGCGCGAGGAAGCATTGCTACTAAACAATCAGACATCTATTCACTAGGAATTATCTTATTTGAACTTTTAACAGGAAAGATTCCATTTGAAGGAGAAACAGCTGTCTCAATTGCATTAAAGCATTTCCGTGAAGAAATTCCTTCTGTCCGTGAACAGAATAAAGAAATTCCTCAAGCACTCGAAAACGTAATAATTAAAGCAACGGCAAAGGAACCAGCCGAGCGGTATAATTCAGTTAATGAAATGGCGACTGATTTAAAAACTGTCCTTGATCCACAAAGAGCTAATGAGCCGCGGTTAAAGATCCAACAAGATGATAATGGAGAAACTAAGGTGTTAGATATTAAACACCTAAAAGCTGATGATTACCAACCAAAGAAGTCAACTGATTCGCAAACCGTTGATTCATCAGCCAAGCCGCAAAAGTGGAAAAAATATGGGATTATTAGCGGTACGCTTGGTATAATTGCACTGATTGCAGTCTGTAGCTGGTGGTTCTTGATCCGTCAAGTAATCATCCCCGATGTAGAAGGAATGACGGTACTAAAGGCAGAACAACGATTGCACCAGCAAAACTTACGGATTGGTAAGATTACTCGGGTAAATAGCCAGGCGGTTGATAAAAACCGAATTGTTTCAACCAATCCAGATGTCAGCCATAAGACCCGTGTCAGCACCCCGATTAATCTAACGGTTAGTACAGGAGTTAAGCAATTGCAAATGGCTGATTATGTCGGTGAAGACTATTCTTCAGTAGCCACTAACCTTCGTCGCAAGGGATTTCAAGTTCATCAAGAACCAGTGTATTCGGATGATATTGATAAGGGACAGATTATCAAACAAAACCACAAAAAAGGTACGCTTGTTAAGCCTGCTACTAACACAATTATTTTTCGGGTAAGTGCAGGGAAAGAACCGATCAAGATTCCAAACTTTAAGAATCAGGATATTAGTGCTGTTCAACAGTTTGCAAATAAAAATAATTTACAATTGACAACTCAAGAGAAAAAATCAAAAACAATTGCGACTAACCATGTGATTAATCAGACGCCACGATCTGGTTCGACATTAAATCATGGTGATACATTAACGGTTTCCATTGCTAATTCTGGTAACCAAACGAAGACGACAAATATTCAGATTAACATTCCGTTTGATGGAAATGGTGGACAACGTGAAAACCGGGTGCAGGTATATATTAGAGATGCTAATCATAATTTAACGATGGAGTATCAAGATATTACAATTAACCAAGAGACAACAATTAATGTACCGTTTACCCTTAAACAAGGACAAACAGGTGCATATCGCGTTGTTCGCAATGGCCGAACGATTATGAGTGCAACAAATATTACTGGATAA
- a CDS encoding Stp1/IreP family PP2C-type Ser/Thr phosphatase → MKVAYQTDIGHQRKQNQDRVAVFTNNLGNQLMVIADGIGGNRSGDIAAEQTVATLGSQFKKRPPQTLMEGIRWFARETQLINNKILAQSKRNLRLQGMGTTMVAAITFKDAVVVANIGDSRGYILHQNLLTQITVDHSLVNELVKTGDISEDEALKLPQSNIITRAIGISPDAQVDVNRFELNEGDQLLMCSDGLFKTVSKERIIKVLELLIPLEEKCAQLIKMANDAGGPDNITVLIGINSNQEG, encoded by the coding sequence ATGAAAGTTGCTTATCAAACAGATATCGGCCACCAGCGAAAGCAAAACCAAGACCGGGTTGCTGTTTTTACTAATAACCTCGGTAATCAATTAATGGTGATTGCTGATGGAATTGGTGGCAATCGTAGTGGAGATATCGCTGCAGAGCAAACTGTTGCTACTTTGGGGAGCCAGTTTAAAAAAAGGCCCCCACAAACTTTGATGGAAGGAATCCGCTGGTTTGCTCGTGAAACTCAATTAATCAATAATAAAATCTTAGCGCAATCCAAACGTAATCTTCGCTTGCAGGGGATGGGAACAACAATGGTCGCTGCTATTACATTTAAAGATGCAGTTGTGGTTGCTAATATTGGCGATAGTCGAGGATATATCCTTCATCAAAACCTGTTAACACAGATTACAGTAGACCATTCATTAGTTAATGAATTGGTCAAAACCGGAGATATATCAGAAGATGAAGCACTGAAGTTACCCCAGAGCAATATAATTACAAGAGCAATTGGAATCTCACCGGATGCACAAGTTGATGTAAATCGCTTTGAATTAAATGAAGGTGATCAACTGTTAATGTGTTCTGATGGCTTGTTTAAGACTGTTTCTAAGGAGCGGATCATCAAGGTGCTTGAATTGCTGATACCGCTTGAAGAGAAATGTGCTCAACTTATAAAAATGGCAAATGATGCCGGCGGACCAGATAATATTACCGTTTTAATTGGGATTAATAGTAACCAGGAGGGATAG
- the rsmB gene encoding 16S rRNA (cytosine(967)-C(5))-methyltransferase RsmB: MKTKFQPRNARELALVALEGVVENGAYSNLQVDQLLKKYPLADKDRRLATNIIYGVLQHKLTLEYWLNSFVQGKRLDPWVKTLLLSALYQYHYLERVPDWAVTDESIEIAKRRGNPGIRKFVTGVLHAVLRKGLPDLHQINERDLRLSIENSVPRWLVNELAAEYGEGDTEKILQSINEPAHQVIRVNTAKTDLLTVKQTLDAIGIEYLESRVAQNALVITKGEIISSDLFKKGEITIQDESAMLAVESMHIEPGDKVLDACAAPGGKTVQIAEAFTNEDGHVDALDIHQHKVKLIERNAHRLGVEKRVTAHALDAREVDQLFDDESFDKILVDAPCSGIGLLRRKPEIRYTKTLSDSKQLHKIQLAILNVVAAKVKKGGIITYSTCTILRQENDDTVQAFLAEHPEFELVKTTTARKIKDSRHSPTLTILPSDFDSDGFFISSLKKGI; this comes from the coding sequence GTGAAGACTAAATTTCAACCGCGAAATGCACGTGAATTAGCTTTAGTGGCGCTTGAAGGGGTTGTCGAAAATGGTGCATACTCAAACTTGCAGGTTGACCAGTTATTAAAAAAGTACCCGTTGGCAGATAAAGATCGCCGGTTGGCAACTAATATTATTTATGGTGTTTTGCAGCATAAACTTACCCTTGAGTATTGGTTAAATTCGTTTGTGCAGGGGAAACGGCTTGATCCTTGGGTAAAGACGCTTCTCCTATCTGCACTTTACCAGTATCATTATTTAGAACGAGTTCCAGATTGGGCTGTAACTGATGAAAGTATTGAAATAGCTAAACGCCGGGGAAATCCAGGTATTCGAAAGTTTGTTACTGGTGTTTTACATGCCGTTTTGCGGAAAGGATTACCTGACCTGCATCAAATAAATGAACGTGATTTACGGTTGAGTATCGAAAACAGTGTGCCACGGTGGCTGGTCAATGAGCTGGCTGCCGAATATGGCGAAGGAGATACTGAAAAAATACTTCAATCAATTAATGAGCCGGCTCATCAGGTGATTCGGGTCAACACTGCTAAAACTGACCTTCTGACCGTCAAACAAACTTTGGATGCTATTGGAATTGAATATCTAGAAAGCCGTGTTGCTCAAAATGCCTTAGTAATTACTAAAGGTGAAATTATCAGTTCCGATCTCTTCAAAAAAGGCGAAATTACTATTCAAGACGAAAGTGCCATGTTAGCCGTGGAAAGCATGCATATTGAGCCGGGCGATAAAGTACTTGACGCTTGCGCAGCTCCGGGTGGGAAGACTGTTCAAATAGCAGAAGCCTTCACTAATGAAGACGGCCATGTTGATGCACTTGATATTCACCAACACAAGGTTAAGCTGATTGAAAGAAACGCTCATCGACTAGGAGTTGAAAAGCGCGTTACTGCTCATGCCCTTGATGCACGGGAAGTTGATCAACTTTTTGATGATGAAAGTTTTGACAAGATTTTAGTTGACGCACCTTGTAGTGGAATCGGGCTTTTACGCCGGAAACCAGAGATTCGTTATACAAAGACGCTAAGTGATAGCAAACAATTACATAAGATTCAATTAGCAATTTTAAATGTGGTTGCCGCAAAAGTAAAAAAAGGCGGTATAATCACATACAGCACGTGCACAATTTTACGACAAGAAAATGATGATACTGTTCAAGCATTTCTAGCTGAACATCCGGAGTTTGAGTTAGTAAAAACAACAACTGCACGAAAAATTAAGGATAGTCGTCACTCACCAACCTTAACTATCTTACCGAGTGACTTTGATTCTGATGGCTTCTTCATCAGTAGCCTTAAGAAGGGAATATAG